The following coding sequences lie in one Corynebacterium anserum genomic window:
- a CDS encoding 3-isopropylmalate dehydrogenase, with the protein MKLAVIAGDGIGTEVVPEALKVLRALRDDVDTTDYDLGARRYLRNGETLTDEDLESLRQHDAILLGAIGDPRSVPAGVLERGLLLPLRFKLDHAVNLRPAKLYPGAVSPLSDPGDIDFVVVREGTEGLYCGNGGTLRQGTDQEVASEVSQNTYYGVERVVRDAFERAQSRRKLLTFVHKTNVLVNAGGLWERAVETISREYPEVTVEYNHIDAATIYMVTKPEHYDVIVTDNLFGDILTDLAGAVTGGIGLAASGNIDPSRRNPSMFEPVHGSAPDIAGQGIADPCATILSIALMLRHLGDEDNAAKVEKAVLEEVSSRDGAPIKTAEVGDRIAAAVAAM; encoded by the coding sequence ATGAAACTCGCGGTGATCGCTGGCGACGGCATCGGAACAGAAGTTGTTCCCGAAGCGCTGAAGGTTCTGCGCGCCCTCAGAGACGATGTGGACACCACCGATTATGACCTCGGCGCCCGTCGCTATTTACGCAATGGTGAAACGCTCACCGACGAGGACCTGGAATCCCTGCGTCAGCACGATGCAATCCTGCTAGGTGCGATTGGAGACCCTCGCTCCGTACCTGCGGGCGTTCTTGAGCGAGGGCTGCTCCTGCCACTTCGTTTCAAGCTAGACCACGCGGTCAATTTGCGCCCCGCCAAGCTCTATCCAGGAGCGGTGAGTCCCTTGTCTGATCCTGGTGACATCGACTTTGTGGTAGTGCGCGAAGGAACAGAAGGTCTGTACTGCGGCAATGGCGGCACCCTGCGCCAAGGTACAGACCAGGAGGTTGCCTCCGAGGTCTCACAGAACACGTACTACGGGGTGGAGCGCGTTGTCCGCGATGCTTTTGAGCGTGCGCAGTCTCGACGCAAACTACTCACCTTCGTCCACAAGACGAACGTATTGGTGAATGCGGGTGGGTTGTGGGAACGTGCAGTGGAGACAATATCCCGCGAGTACCCGGAGGTAACCGTGGAATACAACCACATTGATGCCGCCACCATTTATATGGTGACCAAACCAGAACACTACGATGTGATCGTTACCGACAACCTATTCGGCGATATTTTGACCGACCTTGCAGGTGCAGTAACTGGTGGTATCGGACTTGCGGCGTCTGGAAACATAGATCCGTCCCGCAGGAACCCTTCCATGTTCGAGCCAGTACATGGTTCCGCGCCTGATATCGCTGGACAGGGTATAGCAGATCCTTGCGCAACAATTCTCTCGATAGCTCTCATGCTTCGTCATCTCGGCGATGAGGATAATGCAGCAAAGGTTGAAAAAGCGGTGCTGGAGGAAGTGAGCTCGCGCGACGGTGCACCGATTAAGACTGCTGAGGTGGGCGATCGGATTGCTGCAGCTGTCGCTGCGATGTAA
- the efeU gene encoding iron uptake transporter permease EfeU yields the protein MLYANLLIGLREGLEATMVVTILAAYLTKTGRKSERPALFGGVAVALIFTVIAFAILHFGTKTLTTTGQELVGGIASLVTVAMITWMLLWMSKAGKNIAAELTGKMQSAIGPKAVFFVAFLAVGREGIETILLVFDTVTSDNATPFIGLAIGLAIAVAIGVLMYLGAIRVNISALFTILGVLLVIVAAGILRYAVTDLQEANVLPGLYTFAFNISHVLVPGTWLATALEGMFNIVPAPTLLSFIAWAIYLVVVMYLFLRPSRQPSRPTTEAASSEAISSSTDATSSPSQPISSPQEAVNNNA from the coding sequence GTGCTCTACGCCAATCTCCTCATTGGTTTACGCGAGGGGCTCGAGGCCACCATGGTGGTCACGATCCTCGCGGCCTATCTCACCAAAACTGGAAGAAAAAGCGAACGCCCTGCGCTCTTTGGCGGCGTGGCTGTTGCTCTCATCTTCACCGTCATTGCGTTTGCAATCCTTCACTTTGGCACCAAGACGCTCACCACCACTGGTCAAGAGCTAGTCGGGGGCATCGCATCGCTAGTGACTGTTGCCATGATCACCTGGATGCTGCTCTGGATGAGCAAGGCAGGAAAAAACATCGCCGCTGAGCTCACGGGAAAAATGCAATCCGCTATTGGTCCCAAGGCCGTCTTCTTCGTTGCATTCCTCGCCGTCGGTCGTGAAGGTATCGAAACCATCCTTCTCGTTTTCGACACAGTGACGTCAGACAATGCCACTCCCTTCATTGGGCTGGCCATCGGCCTGGCCATAGCCGTCGCCATCGGCGTTCTGATGTACCTGGGGGCTATCCGAGTAAACATCAGTGCGTTGTTCACCATTCTTGGGGTTCTTCTGGTGATCGTCGCTGCGGGTATCCTCCGATACGCCGTCACCGATCTGCAAGAGGCCAATGTTCTTCCCGGTCTGTACACCTTTGCATTTAACATCTCACACGTGCTGGTGCCGGGCACATGGCTCGCTACAGCTCTTGAAGGCATGTTCAATATCGTGCCTGCCCCAACGCTTCTGTCCTTTATCGCTTGGGCTATTTACTTGGTGGTCGTCATGTATCTCTTCCTACGTCCATCTCGACAACCATCTCGACCAACGACAGAAGCCGCGTCCTCCGAAGCAATTTCTTCATCGACCGACGCCACATCCTCCCCCTCCCAACCCATTTCTTCTCCCCAGGAAGCAGTAAACAACAATGCGTAA
- the efeO gene encoding iron uptake system protein EfeO encodes MRNTRRYTTPTLALVPLIALGASLTACADKADLASATNIEVKADDTSCTLTNDQASTGTVTFDIANSGSKINEFYITTNNGRVLGEVENIGPGASRKLVVEFQEAGTYTTLCKPGMVGEGIKGQINVTGDAVNLAEGDAALQEAVDNYTTYVRAQATTLNELTPAFVQAIKSGDINKAKKLYAQVRTPYERIEPVAESFPNDLDPRIDLREADLAEGDTWTGFHPIEKALWKEGKIDSSTKKLADQLSKDIQELVDGVNSKDFQLTPTQIASGAQGLLDEVATSKITGEEDIFSHTDLYDFQANVEGSKAAVAALERSLEEKKPGMLAEINKRFDSVQAELNKYRQGEGFISYDKVSESQRKGLSVALDHLSEEVAKVQHTVVD; translated from the coding sequence ATGCGTAATACCCGCCGTTATACAACCCCTACCCTAGCGCTTGTACCGCTCATTGCCTTAGGTGCCAGCTTGACCGCATGTGCTGATAAGGCGGATCTTGCGTCGGCAACAAATATCGAAGTGAAAGCAGACGATACGTCCTGTACGCTCACGAACGACCAGGCAAGCACCGGCACCGTTACCTTCGATATCGCTAACTCTGGTTCCAAGATCAACGAGTTCTACATCACCACCAATAACGGGCGCGTGCTCGGTGAAGTAGAAAACATCGGGCCCGGTGCGTCACGCAAGTTGGTCGTCGAATTCCAAGAGGCTGGAACCTACACCACACTGTGCAAACCGGGAATGGTGGGTGAAGGCATCAAGGGACAGATCAACGTCACCGGCGATGCGGTCAATCTCGCTGAAGGCGACGCCGCTCTCCAAGAAGCTGTGGACAACTACACCACCTATGTACGTGCTCAAGCCACGACACTCAATGAGCTCACACCTGCATTCGTCCAAGCCATCAAGTCCGGCGACATCAACAAGGCTAAAAAGCTCTATGCCCAGGTTCGTACGCCATATGAGCGCATCGAACCCGTTGCGGAGTCCTTCCCCAACGATCTCGATCCTCGCATCGACTTGCGTGAGGCAGACCTCGCCGAGGGCGATACCTGGACTGGCTTCCACCCCATCGAAAAAGCTCTCTGGAAAGAAGGCAAGATCGACTCCTCCACCAAGAAGCTCGCAGACCAGCTATCCAAAGACATCCAGGAGCTCGTAGACGGAGTAAACTCCAAGGACTTCCAGCTCACTCCCACCCAGATTGCTTCCGGAGCGCAGGGACTGCTCGATGAGGTAGCCACCTCTAAGATCACCGGTGAGGAAGACATCTTCTCTCACACAGATCTTTATGACTTCCAAGCCAACGTGGAAGGCAGCAAAGCTGCCGTCGCAGCATTGGAAAGGTCGTTAGAGGAGAAGAAACCAGGCATGCTAGCGGAGATCAACAAGCGTTTCGACTCCGTCCAGGCCGAACTGAACAAGTATCGCCAAGGCGAGGGCTTTATCAGCTACGACAAAGTCAGCGAATCTCAGCGCAAAGGCCTATCAGTTGCATTGGATCATCTCTCCGAAGAAGTCGCCAAGGTGCAGCATACGGTGGTGGACTAG
- the efeB gene encoding iron uptake transporter deferrochelatase/peroxidase subunit, which yields MSNSSDTHPADRKEPIPTEQKHPFADAESPSSSAESHTSNSGTGEKSRRGSVSRRKFLAGLGLSAGAGALIGGGGVTAVRAASQSHSSTPQPVPFYGTHQAGITTAQQENLHIVALDVLTKDKAELKDMLTRWTAMSERMSRGLPAAEQPSDSEYAVPADSGEADDLSTNNLTITIGYGPSLFDGRFGLKDRKPRRLKALPTFPSDQLIKEFCDGDIVVQACADDPQVAVHAIRNLVRAGSGVVEVRWSQLGYGRASSTSEEQTTPRNLFGFKDGTRNIHSGEKDDLNTYVWSDEEGWMNGGSYLCARRIRMLLELWDRQILGEQQATFARYRHSGAPLGLEDDAAREFDAVPFDLVLGTEPAIPTDSHVYLSHPDNNDGQRMLRRAYNFIEGSDSFGHLSAGLFFIAFVGDPQKSFIPIQMKLSRNDRMNEYVRYESKAIFACPAGLPEDGSLDWGTQLFD from the coding sequence ATGAGCAATTCTTCTGACACTCACCCAGCCGACCGCAAAGAGCCTATCCCCACGGAGCAAAAACATCCTTTTGCGGACGCCGAGTCACCCTCTAGTAGTGCTGAATCTCACACCAGTAACTCTGGTACGGGAGAAAAATCTCGTCGGGGGTCGGTGAGCCGTCGAAAATTCCTGGCCGGCTTAGGTTTGAGCGCTGGAGCCGGTGCGCTCATAGGGGGCGGAGGCGTGACTGCGGTGCGCGCTGCTTCGCAGTCCCATTCTTCGACGCCACAACCCGTCCCCTTTTATGGCACCCATCAGGCAGGCATTACCACTGCCCAACAGGAAAATCTCCATATCGTAGCGTTAGACGTTCTGACGAAAGATAAAGCAGAACTCAAAGATATGTTGACTCGCTGGACAGCGATGTCCGAGCGCATGTCACGAGGCCTACCTGCCGCAGAACAGCCTAGTGATAGCGAGTATGCGGTTCCGGCCGACTCCGGAGAGGCCGATGATCTCAGCACCAATAACCTGACCATCACCATCGGCTACGGACCGAGCCTCTTCGACGGGCGTTTCGGGCTCAAAGATCGCAAGCCCCGGCGTTTGAAAGCGCTACCGACATTTCCTAGCGACCAGCTGATCAAGGAATTCTGTGACGGTGACATCGTCGTCCAGGCGTGCGCCGATGACCCTCAAGTGGCGGTTCACGCTATACGTAACCTCGTTCGCGCCGGCAGTGGCGTGGTTGAAGTGCGTTGGTCCCAGTTGGGGTATGGTCGGGCGAGTTCCACATCCGAAGAGCAAACCACCCCGCGCAATCTCTTCGGTTTCAAGGATGGAACCCGCAACATCCACTCTGGGGAAAAGGACGATCTCAACACCTACGTGTGGTCTGACGAAGAGGGGTGGATGAACGGAGGCAGTTACCTGTGCGCCCGCCGCATTCGTATGCTGCTTGAACTGTGGGATCGCCAGATTCTCGGCGAACAGCAGGCGACCTTTGCCCGTTACCGTCATTCTGGCGCTCCCTTAGGTCTGGAAGACGACGCCGCGAGGGAATTCGACGCAGTCCCGTTTGATCTCGTATTAGGAACGGAACCCGCGATCCCCACCGATTCTCACGTCTACCTCTCGCATCCAGACAATAATGACGGCCAGAGGATGCTGCGTCGAGCCTATAACTTCATCGAAGGATCAGACAGCTTCGGGCATCTTTCTGCAGGCCTGTTTTTTATTGCTTTTGTGGGAGACCCACAAAAGAGCTTCATCCCCATTCAGATGAAGCTCTCTCGCAATGATCGAATGAACGAATACGTCCGTTATGAATCCAAGGCGATCTTTGCCTGCCCAGCGGGTCTGCCAGAAGATGGCTCCCTGGACTGGGGAACACAGCTATTCGACTAG
- the serA gene encoding phosphoglycerate dehydrogenase, with product MVSNNRPVVLIADKLSQSTVDALGDSVEVRWVDGPNRPELLKAVVDADALLVRSATTVDAEVLEAAPKLQIVGRAGVGLDNVDIDTATARGVMVANAPTSNIHSACEHAISLLLSTARQIPAADKTLRDGEWKRSSFNGVEILNKTVGIVGFGHIGQLFAQRLAAFETDIIAYDPYANPARAAQLGVELVEDLEELMGRSDFVTIHLPKTKETAGMFDADLLSKAKKGQIIINAARGGLVDEVALAEAIKSGHIRGAGFDVYASEPCTDSPLFELPEVVVTPHLGASTVEAQDRAGTDVAASVLRALSGDFVPDAVNVAGGKVGEEVALWLGLATKLGRVGSALLGAAPATVNVQARGELSTESVDALGLSALRGVFSGVIDEQVTFVNAPKIAEERGVQLEVSTHDESVSHRSVLEVQVVAGDGKSVSVIGALTGLDRVEKIVRINDRGLDLRAEGTNLFLTYGDQPGALGKVGTALGAAGINIDAAALSQNAEAEEESATLVLRVDQPLSEDIVEQIKGELGATTAVVLDLN from the coding sequence ATCGTGAGCAACAACCGTCCGGTAGTACTCATTGCCGACAAGCTTTCCCAATCCACCGTTGATGCCCTTGGTGATTCTGTCGAGGTGCGCTGGGTTGATGGCCCAAACCGCCCAGAGCTGTTGAAGGCAGTCGTAGACGCAGATGCACTGCTCGTACGTTCTGCCACCACCGTTGACGCTGAAGTATTGGAAGCAGCGCCAAAGCTTCAGATCGTCGGCCGTGCAGGCGTTGGTCTGGACAATGTGGATATCGACACCGCCACCGCCCGCGGCGTGATGGTAGCTAATGCTCCGACCTCCAATATTCACTCAGCATGTGAGCACGCAATTTCCTTGCTTTTGTCTACAGCTCGCCAGATCCCAGCGGCCGATAAAACTCTGCGTGACGGTGAGTGGAAGCGCTCGTCATTTAATGGCGTGGAGATTCTCAATAAGACCGTTGGCATCGTAGGCTTCGGTCATATTGGCCAGTTGTTTGCGCAGCGCCTGGCTGCCTTCGAGACGGACATTATTGCCTATGACCCATACGCCAATCCGGCGCGCGCTGCGCAGCTGGGCGTGGAACTGGTTGAGGATCTCGAAGAGTTGATGGGTCGCTCAGACTTCGTCACTATTCACCTGCCGAAGACCAAAGAAACCGCGGGCATGTTCGATGCCGATCTGCTGTCGAAGGCAAAGAAGGGGCAGATCATTATTAACGCTGCCCGCGGTGGTTTGGTTGATGAGGTTGCTCTGGCTGAGGCGATCAAATCAGGCCATATCCGCGGTGCTGGTTTCGATGTGTACGCTTCTGAGCCCTGCACGGACTCTCCACTCTTTGAACTGCCTGAAGTAGTTGTTACGCCGCACCTGGGCGCATCGACGGTAGAAGCGCAAGATCGCGCGGGTACCGACGTTGCCGCATCTGTATTGCGCGCCCTGTCCGGTGACTTTGTCCCTGACGCTGTGAACGTGGCTGGCGGGAAAGTCGGTGAAGAGGTTGCTCTGTGGCTGGGGCTTGCTACCAAGCTAGGCCGTGTGGGCAGCGCTTTGCTGGGGGCTGCTCCAGCGACCGTCAACGTGCAGGCCCGTGGAGAGCTATCGACCGAATCGGTTGATGCTCTGGGGCTGTCTGCTCTGCGCGGCGTGTTCTCCGGAGTTATCGATGAGCAGGTTACTTTCGTCAATGCTCCGAAGATCGCTGAAGAGCGCGGCGTGCAGCTAGAGGTCTCCACTCACGATGAGTCTGTTTCTCACCGCTCAGTGCTTGAAGTACAGGTTGTTGCTGGAGACGGCAAGTCCGTATCGGTGATTGGTGCTTTGACTGGTCTGGATCGCGTGGAGAAGATCGTTCGCATTAATGACCGTGGTTTGGATCTTCGCGCCGAGGGAACGAATCTATTCCTTACCTATGGGGATCAGCCAGGTGCTTTGGGGAAGGTGGGTACCGCTCTGGGAGCTGCGGGCATCAATATTGATGCGGCGGCATTGTCTCAAAACGCTGAGGCGGAGGAAGAATCCGCAACGCTGGTTCTGCGCGTTGATCAGCCTCTGTCTGAAGATATCGTTGAGCAGATTAAGGGCGAATTAGGCGCAACCACCGCTGTTGTTCTTGACTTGAACTAG
- a CDS encoding GTP-binding protein has translation MTEIPSATRGQKRTPVTVLSGFLGSGKTTLLNELLANREGRRIAVIVNDFSEINIDAALIAGEGHLTRGEDRFVELTNGCICCTLREDLVESVGSLARSGDYDHIVIESTGISEPMPVAATFEWQWEDGTRLADIAPIDTMVTLVDAAQFLEQIGQKRLLSEAEIEATPDDERTIADLLVDQIEFADKIYVTKSDLVSAGRYNATVALIKRMNPRASVEKMVNGTVDGRSVIGDILGANLYNEETARAYEGYWEELENPHTPETEEYGISSVVFRGDRPFDRGRLLEALRATTGLVRSKGYCWIADRPELVQVWHQAGPDLRIQPAGFWKQTNLTPSNEVVLIGVNFDGQTALKKFQDAMLSDAEVRSML, from the coding sequence ATGACTGAAATACCCTCGGCCACTCGCGGCCAGAAACGCACTCCCGTAACCGTCTTATCCGGCTTCCTCGGGTCTGGAAAGACCACGCTACTCAACGAACTATTAGCTAACCGTGAAGGGCGACGCATCGCCGTCATCGTCAATGATTTCTCTGAGATTAATATCGACGCAGCCCTCATCGCAGGCGAGGGGCACCTCACACGTGGCGAGGATCGCTTTGTGGAGTTGACAAACGGTTGCATCTGCTGCACTCTGCGGGAAGATTTGGTCGAATCCGTTGGTTCGCTGGCGCGCAGCGGAGACTATGACCACATTGTCATTGAATCCACCGGCATTTCCGAACCTATGCCCGTTGCCGCCACTTTTGAATGGCAATGGGAAGATGGTACGCGCCTTGCGGATATCGCGCCGATCGATACCATGGTGACCCTTGTAGATGCCGCCCAATTCCTCGAGCAGATCGGACAAAAGCGACTGCTCTCCGAGGCGGAAATCGAAGCCACACCTGATGATGAGCGCACTATCGCCGATCTGCTTGTTGATCAGATAGAATTCGCGGACAAAATCTATGTGACGAAATCGGATCTGGTGAGTGCTGGCCGATACAACGCGACGGTTGCTCTGATTAAGCGGATGAATCCGCGTGCCAGCGTCGAGAAGATGGTTAACGGTACCGTCGATGGTCGCTCGGTCATCGGAGATATTTTGGGCGCCAATCTTTACAACGAGGAAACTGCTCGAGCGTACGAGGGTTACTGGGAAGAACTGGAAAATCCCCACACGCCTGAAACCGAGGAGTACGGGATTAGTTCCGTGGTTTTTCGGGGTGACCGCCCCTTCGATCGGGGTAGGTTGCTGGAGGCTTTGCGTGCGACTACTGGTCTGGTGCGGTCCAAGGGGTATTGCTGGATTGCTGATCGGCCGGAGTTGGTTCAGGTATGGCATCAGGCCGGTCCTGACCTGCGTATTCAGCCTGCGGGCTTCTGGAAGCAGACAAATCTGACCCCGTCAAATGAAGTGGTTCTCATCGGCGTGAACTTTGATGGGCAGACTGCTCTGAAAAAGTTTCAGGATGCGATGCTGAGTGACGCAGAAGTTCGGTCTATGCTGTAA
- the ilvC gene encoding ketol-acid reductoisomerase: protein MAIELLYDADADLSIIQGRKVAVIGYGSQGHAHSQNLRDSGVDVAIGLREGSKSRVKAEEAGFKVMTNAEASEWADVIMLLAPDTSQATIFENDIAPHLKEGDALFFGHGLNIHFDLIKPADNITIGMVAPKGPGHLVRRQFVDGKGVPCLIAVDQDPKGEGRDLALSYAAAIGGARAGVIPTTFEAETVTDLFGEQAVLCGGTEELVKTGFEVLVEAGYEPEMAYFECLHELKLIVDLMFEGGIENMNYSVSDTAEFGGYLSGPRVIDADTKARMKDILADIQDGTFTKRLVANVEGGNKELESLRASFNDHQIEKTGKKLRDLMSWVKVDARAETA, encoded by the coding sequence ATGGCAATCGAGCTGCTATATGACGCCGACGCTGACCTATCCATTATCCAGGGACGTAAGGTCGCTGTTATCGGTTACGGCTCCCAGGGGCATGCGCATTCTCAGAATCTGCGTGATTCCGGTGTGGATGTTGCAATTGGCTTGCGCGAAGGATCTAAGTCTCGCGTGAAGGCTGAAGAAGCCGGATTCAAGGTGATGACTAACGCTGAGGCTTCCGAGTGGGCAGATGTCATCATGCTCCTGGCTCCGGACACCTCGCAGGCCACCATCTTCGAAAATGACATTGCTCCTCACCTTAAAGAGGGCGATGCACTGTTCTTTGGCCACGGCTTGAATATCCACTTTGATCTTATTAAGCCTGCCGACAACATCACCATCGGCATGGTTGCTCCAAAGGGGCCGGGTCACCTGGTTCGTCGCCAGTTCGTTGATGGCAAGGGTGTACCTTGCTTGATTGCTGTCGACCAGGACCCAAAGGGCGAAGGACGTGACTTGGCTCTGTCCTATGCAGCGGCTATCGGTGGCGCTCGTGCTGGCGTCATCCCAACCACCTTCGAAGCAGAGACGGTGACCGATTTGTTCGGTGAGCAGGCAGTGCTGTGTGGTGGCACGGAGGAGCTCGTCAAGACCGGTTTTGAGGTTCTCGTCGAGGCTGGCTACGAGCCAGAGATGGCCTACTTTGAGTGCCTCCACGAGCTAAAGCTGATCGTCGACCTCATGTTCGAGGGCGGCATCGAGAACATGAACTACTCCGTTTCTGATACCGCCGAGTTCGGTGGTTATCTCTCCGGTCCGCGTGTTATTGACGCAGACACTAAGGCTCGCATGAAGGATATTCTCGCTGATATTCAGGACGGCACCTTCACTAAGCGCCTGGTTGCCAACGTTGAGGGTGGCAACAAAGAGCTAGAGAGCCTCCGCGCTTCCTTCAATGACCATCAGATCGAGAAGACCGGCAAGAAGCTCCGTGATCTCATGAGCTGGGTCAAGGTTGACGCACGTGCGGAGACCGCATAA
- the ilvN gene encoding acetolactate synthase small subunit encodes MAELHTLSILCEDVDGIISRISGMFTRRAFSIQSISSGRTEIEGINRITITAEGEERVVEQITKQLNKLIPVIKVSRQDPATTVARGLLMVKVSADASNRTQVVESAKLFRAHVVDVGPESVIIEATGSPSKLQALLDILEPFGIRELIESGATAMSRGPKAMYPAKL; translated from the coding sequence ATGGCTGAACTGCACACTCTGTCCATCCTCTGTGAGGATGTCGACGGCATCATTTCCCGTATCTCCGGCATGTTCACCCGCCGTGCTTTCTCCATCCAGTCGATCAGTTCCGGGCGCACTGAAATCGAGGGCATCAACCGCATCACGATCACCGCTGAAGGTGAGGAACGCGTTGTGGAACAGATCACTAAGCAGCTGAACAAGCTGATTCCGGTGATTAAAGTGTCTCGGCAAGATCCCGCCACTACCGTGGCTCGCGGGTTGCTGATGGTTAAGGTTTCGGCTGACGCATCGAACCGTACTCAGGTGGTCGAGTCGGCCAAGCTTTTCCGCGCTCACGTCGTGGATGTGGGACCGGAATCTGTGATCATTGAGGCGACGGGTTCTCCGTCGAAACTTCAGGCACTGTTGGACATTTTGGAGCCATTCGGGATCCGCGAATTGATTGAGTCCGGTGCTACTGCGATGAGCCGTGGCCCGAAGGCTATGTATCCCGCGAAACTTTAG
- a CDS encoding acetolactate synthase large subunit, with amino-acid sequence MTDTSRSQPTPATLAKNSRGKRPERINGATAVVRSLEELGADVVFGLPGGAVLPLYDALYSSKKLNHILVRHEQGAGHAATGYAQATGQVGVCIATSGPGATNLVTPIADANMDSVPMVAITGQVGQHMLGTDAFQEADIRGVTMPITKHNFMVTRPEDIPAAIAEAFHVASTGRPGAVLVDIPKDVQNAELDFVWPPTYELPGYRPVTTPHARQIEEAVRMINAARKPVLYVGGGVIKSEAHAELKALAETYNIPVVTTLMALGAFPDSHPLHMGMPGMHGTVPAVAALQKADLLITIGARFDDRVTGDVASFAPNAKVIHADIDPAEIGKVREVQVPIVGDAREVLSALKSAMEALKLGGPNTASWLKYLGKLCEDFPRGYDKQPNEKLAPQFVIEALSRVVGPEAIYVAGVGQHQMWAAQFVDYENPRTWLNSGGLGTMGYAVPAAMGAKAGRPDKDVWAIDGDGCFQMTNQELVTCAVEKLPIKVALINNGNLGMVRQWQTLFYEEHYSNTNLKPGETYLPDFLMLAESMGCAAFRVTREEDVEPTIRKAQEINDRPVVIDFIVGEDAQVWPMVAAGTPNDEIQYALNLRPLFDEEASAAENPADIHNVIKDEMEEDLQEQIDGLQKEEEKN; translated from the coding sequence GTGACTGACACATCACGCTCGCAACCAACTCCAGCAACCCTGGCCAAGAATTCCCGCGGAAAGCGCCCGGAACGAATTAACGGAGCAACGGCTGTCGTTCGCTCTCTTGAAGAGCTCGGTGCCGACGTAGTATTCGGTCTTCCTGGTGGCGCAGTGCTACCTCTGTACGATGCTCTCTACTCCTCCAAGAAGCTCAATCACATCCTTGTTCGTCATGAACAAGGAGCAGGTCATGCCGCGACCGGTTATGCGCAGGCCACAGGTCAAGTCGGGGTGTGCATCGCCACGTCGGGGCCAGGTGCCACGAACTTAGTAACGCCCATTGCTGATGCAAACATGGACTCCGTACCTATGGTGGCTATTACCGGGCAGGTAGGGCAGCACATGCTGGGGACAGATGCTTTCCAGGAAGCTGACATCCGCGGTGTGACAATGCCGATCACCAAGCACAATTTCATGGTGACTCGTCCGGAGGACATTCCAGCGGCGATCGCCGAAGCATTCCATGTGGCATCGACCGGCCGTCCAGGTGCTGTGCTCGTTGACATCCCGAAAGATGTTCAGAATGCGGAGCTGGACTTCGTGTGGCCTCCTACATACGAGTTGCCCGGATACCGTCCGGTCACCACTCCGCATGCCCGTCAGATTGAAGAAGCGGTGCGCATGATCAATGCGGCTCGCAAGCCGGTTTTGTACGTGGGCGGTGGCGTCATTAAGTCCGAGGCTCATGCTGAGCTGAAAGCATTGGCTGAGACTTACAACATTCCTGTGGTCACCACTCTCATGGCGTTGGGAGCATTTCCAGATTCTCACCCACTCCACATGGGTATGCCCGGCATGCATGGCACTGTTCCTGCGGTCGCTGCTCTGCAGAAAGCGGATCTCTTGATCACCATCGGTGCTCGCTTTGACGACCGTGTCACCGGTGACGTGGCGAGCTTCGCCCCGAACGCTAAGGTCATTCACGCCGACATTGATCCTGCTGAGATCGGCAAAGTTCGTGAGGTTCAGGTGCCTATTGTGGGCGATGCCCGTGAGGTACTGTCTGCGCTGAAGTCAGCGATGGAAGCGCTGAAACTGGGTGGTCCAAATACCGCAAGTTGGCTGAAGTACCTGGGTAAGCTCTGCGAAGATTTCCCACGGGGCTATGACAAGCAGCCGAATGAGAAGCTGGCACCTCAGTTCGTCATTGAAGCCTTGTCACGGGTTGTGGGCCCTGAGGCTATTTATGTGGCTGGCGTCGGTCAACACCAGATGTGGGCAGCGCAGTTTGTAGACTATGAAAATCCTCGTACCTGGTTGAACTCCGGAGGGCTCGGCACGATGGGTTACGCCGTTCCGGCAGCAATGGGTGCAAAAGCTGGCAGGCCGGACAAGGATGTGTGGGCTATCGACGGCGATGGTTGTTTCCAGATGACCAATCAAGAGCTGGTCACTTGTGCCGTTGAAAAGCTCCCGATCAAGGTTGCGCTGATTAATAACGGCAACTTGGGTATGGTGCGTCAGTGGCAGACTTTGTTCTATGAGGAGCATTACTCCAACACCAACCTGAAGCCTGGGGAAACCTATTTGCCGGATTTCTTGATGCTGGCTGAATCCATGGGTTGTGCGGCATTCCGTGTCACTCGCGAAGAGGATGTAGAACCTACGATTCGCAAGGCTCAGGAGATTAATGATCGTCCGGTGGTGATCGACTTCATCGTGGGTGAGGATGCTCAGGTGTGGCCGATGGTTGCCGCTGGTACACCAAATGATGAGATTCAATATGCCCTGAATTTGCGTCCTCTTTTCGACGAGGAGGCGTCTGCGGCAGAGAACCCGGCTGATATCCACAACGTCATCAAGGATGAAATGGAAGAAGACCTCCAGGAACAGATTGATGGTCTGCAGAAGGAAGAGGAGAAGAACTAA